Sequence from the Maribellus comscasis genome:
TTGCCATCCAATTTCCCGGTATGCCCCATGGAATGGTCTCCCATTTTTAAATCGAATGAAAAATCGTTACCACTAACCTTTCCGTTAGTTATTTTCATTTCTCCCATGGGAGTAGAAACAGTCCCGGTAAGCTTTTCTCCGTTAACTTTGAATACAAAAGTCATCTCCATTTTGCCCTGCGGCCCTTCCATGGAGGTTTTCCACTTTCCGTCGATTCCTGCAGCACCGCCAACAGATACAAATAAAAATGCTACAATTGCGGTTAATAGAATTTTTTTCATAATACTGGATTTTTTAGTTTATAGAAAAATTTATATAAATAGTACAGTTCAGGAGGGAAATTTCCCCCACTGCCAATTGCTAAATTTTGCGTATTTAATTATCTGCAGGTTTTAAAATGGCGGCCCATCCTCCACCCTGTTTCATCGCTATTTCAATTTTGTCGGACGACGATACGTTTTTGTTGACAATTTTATAATCAACTCCCCTTTTATTGGCATTTATGCCGTCTTCGAGAATTTCGATTGTATAGTTTTTGTCATCCAGAAAATCCAGAGGGATTTTAAAAGTGCGCTCACTCCAGTCGGTCATTGCTCCAATATACCAGTTTTCACCGCTTTTTCGGGCCATAATCGCATACTGTCCTATTTTCCCGTCAACACCGATGGTTTTATCCCAAACGGTTGGAATGTTTGTAAGGAATTTTAAATACGGTTCTTCACGCATATACAAGGTTGGATTATCAGAAAGCATCTGAATCGGTGCATCATACATAATGTACATCGCCGCCTGATGAGCCCGCGTCCCCTGACTCATCGGTTCAGACGAAATATTTTTGAAGTTGCCAAAGCCAACTGTAACAACCGCACCCGGAGTATAATCCATCGGACCGGCAACCATCCGTGTAAATAACAACGTTACATCGTGCGAAGGTGTAATATCGGTGCTTCCCAATTTGTTGGCTTCCATTCCTTTTACACCTTCAAAATTTACTACATTCGGATATCTCCGGTTCAATCCTGTGGGTTTGTAGGCACCATGAAAATCGAGCAACATTTTTCGTTTTGCCGTTTCCACAGCCATCTCTTCATAAAAATTTACCATCTGCTGATCCCCGCGGTTCATGTAATCCATTTTTACTCCTTTGGCTCCCCAACCTGCAAACTGGTCAAGCATTTCAGCAACTTTTCCAAACATGTCGGTCCATGCAACCCAAAGAATTATATCCACATTTTTATCTTTTCCGTAACGAATAACTTCGGGAATATCGACATCATCGTTATTCAGCCAACCTGCATCAATCAATAAATACGGGATACTATATTTTGCTGCAAAATCGATGTAGTATTTGTAGGTTGGTGTATTGATTCCGGATTCAAAATCGACACCATAAATGTTTGTTCCATTATACCATTCCCATGCTACCTGTCCCGGTTTTACCCAATCTGCCTCAATGGTAGACGGACTTGCCAGTTTGTATACAAGATCGCTCTCCAAAAGACCTGCATCATTAGGGCTTATTACCACTGCACGCCATGGGAATGTTCTGGTTCCTTTGGTTTTGGCGAGATAATCAGCAGTCTCGTTGTTTCCGCCAAACGGTGAACGAGAAACCGTTGTTCCGATAACTGCCGGGGGGAAGACGCCTTTCATCGTAGTGGTGCCGGTTCCTTTTAGAAAGAGGTTGGGATAATCATACAAATCCGATTCAACAATCACCATTTTTGTCCCTTCTTTCGATGAAAAATAAACCGGTAATCCGGCGGTTTCATTTACCGAAGCTACAAGGCTGTCGCCAAAAAGGTACTCGTAAGAATCGGAAAAAGGCGAGCGTTCTCTTCTCTGTGGAAAACCATCGCCGGCAGGAGGCATTCCCTGACCATCCATTTGAGGCCTGTCCGAATTTGGTGTACTCCCCGGAGCCCCTCCTCCCGGGCCGCCGGGGCCGTTGCCAAAACCACCTCTTCTTCGGCCCGATTCCGGATTTTTACTTCCAAAACCAGGTTCGCTTGACGCCGACATCATTTGCCGCATTCCGCCAAATCCACTTCCTGATGAAGGCCATGCAACCTGAAAATTTCCAGCGAAATTATATTCCAAAATTTCATTTTTAACCGTAATCTCATCGTCTTTCAACGTTGTCTCAAAACGATAAGCTACTCCGTCGTCATATGCCCGGAAAGTAACAGAATAATTTCCTGAGAAATCGATTTTTAACTGATTGTATTCATCTGTGATGGTTTTATTTTTTACCGGAACGACTGCCTCAATCAGCGAATTTACACTCGTGTTTTTGGCTTTCCTGACTTTGGGATTTTCCCCTAAAATAGTTCCGCCGTCAATTTCCAACGCAAGTTTCGACGGATTAAACAGAACTTCGTTTTCATACAAAACAGACCATCTGATGTTGTCGTCAACAGTTACATTTATCTCTGTCCTTTTGTCCGGAGATACAAGCTTAAAATCCTTTGCCGCTATAGTGAAACCAACGACAATAAATAATATACTCCACGTAAATTTTAGTTTAAATTTTAGTTTCATAGTTTATTGATTTAGGTGAATAATAATTCAAGTTAAATTACTGAATATGAATCATCAGTAAAGAATACAATAGAAGAACACGGTGTTTTTACCGACAGACTTAAATATTTTAAGGGTTTTCAGACAACTTTAAATACCTAAAATTTCATAAAAAAAGCATGAGGAATGATTATAGTTCCACCGTTACCGAGATATTATTGCCCTTCAATTTCTCTTTGAATACGATTTTACTCTCCGAGACAACCTGCAACTCCTTTTCACCATCTACGCGTAAAATTTGAATGTCAAAAGTTTTCCCAAAAGCATTTAATCTAAAAGGAATTCTTTGAGTGTCGTCCCGTTTACCCGGATTTCAGGTTGTTCTTCGCCGTTAAAGTTTTGGCTTAAACTGGCATGCGTGTTGTTCGGAATAGTTCGCAACATTGGGAAGACCAGTTTCTTTTGGTTTATTAGCTCTCCATTTTCATCTACCCCGTAAGTAATTATTGCTGAAATATTTAATCCGCTCATTTCAATGTGATCCGAATGAGACTGAGACCCTTCAACATCCCAATTAATACTTTGGTCTGCTGCTATTTTCCAAACAAAATTCTTTTCCTGAGAATATAAGCTTAAGCTCAAAAACAGAAACAGGACAATACATGTTTTTTTCATAAATAGCTGGCTTTAGGTTCTGTTGTTATGACTAATTATTTATTTTCGGGTTTAATAAAAACATATTTTTTGAGCAAATTTTTTATAATAGAAAGACCAAAACTTAATTTTGTATTTTAGCTCAATTTAAAAGAAGCGAAAAAAGGTAAGTTGAAAAAAATATTTCAAATATTCCTGTTTGTGTTTCTGGTCATCATTATGGTTCAGTGCCGGAAAGAAAAAATGATTGGGAGCGACCCAATTGAATTAAGTTATATTGTTACTGATGTTTCAGCTTATGCAGCCTATGATGGAGCTATAAATTTGTCAGTTACGGGTGGCATTCCCCCATATGGTTTTTTTTGGTCAAACGGAGAAGTTACAGAAGATATTGACAGTTTGGACGGCGGTATTTACGTTATAATTGTTACCGATAAGTTACACCAGATAAAAGCGGATACCATTGAAGTATTACAACCTGATCCTGATTCCATAATTTTGAGATACGAAATTAATTACCCGACGACAAACGAAGGTAACGATGGTTCTGTTATTCTGACTGTAAAAGGAGGATATCCTCCCTATTCCTATTTATGGTCCACGGGATCGCAAAGTAAAGATATTTTCGGTTTAAGTGCCGACCTCTACACTGTTACTGTAACCGATAGTTTGGGATTAACCAGAACCGACACCATTTCTCTGCAAGATTTTATCGTCGATGTTGAAGGGAACAGTTATGGCACTATAACAATTGGAAACCAAACATGGATGAAGCAGAATTTAAGAGTACAACACACTGCCGGAGGTGAAGAAGTAGAAAGTTTTGTATATCGGAACAGGGACTCTTTAGCGGGAAGTTATGGGAGATTGTATACATGGGAGGCGGCAATGAATGGTTCTAACGAAGATGGTGCACAGGGAATTTGTCCCGATGGCTGGCACATTCCTACCGATGAAGAATATAAAATTCTGGAGATGGCGCTTGGAATGACACAGCAGGACGCAGATAAGAGCAATACCTGGCGTGGTACAGATGTTGGAACCAAATTAAAATTTGGAGGCTCATCAGGGTTTGATGCACTTCTTTCAGGCAGAATGAAAGGTGACGAGACATACAGTTATATGGATAAGATTGAGTATTTGTGGACATCCACAGAGAGTGGCAGTGAAAAAGCCTGGCAAAGAACTTTGGATAAAGACGCAGATGATATCGGGCGTTTTAACTCAGCACCTAAAAACTACGCCTTTTCAGTACGTTGTTTAAAGAATGATAACTAAAACACGTTTCTTTTCTGCTTTTGCATTATTCAACGACTTTGTTCTTTCAACTCAATTGTCTTGGTTCGAAAAAAACAGGTTGTGACTCCTTTTGCTAAAGATTTCTCAGATTTTCCTGACAAATAATAATTTTTTATCAAAATCTTCCCTCTGCAAACCGAGAGCTGTTTCAAGCATTTATATAATTGCTGGCACAACCTGTTTAACAAAGTATGTGTTGACAATTTATTGTATTATTTTTAACAAAAAAAAGATGCAGCCAAAGGTTACAAAAATCACGGGATTAAAAGAAAAAATTTCAACTGCCGCCATATTGAGCAATCCAGACAAGCTTTCACTTTCTTTTTTGGCAGAAAATGAAATTTCATATGTAAAGAAAAAATTGGAGAAGGAGAATGAGTGTGTTGTTTATAAATATCCCGAGATTCTTTTCTTTGGAAAGATAAGGGATACAAATGAAACGCACTTAAGGCTGCAAGCAGCCCGTTTAGCCGGTTCTAAGCTTTTTGATACCTTAAAATCCGAAAAAACAGAATCGGTCCAGTTACTAAATTTTTGTGAACCTGAATTAATGCTTGCATTTCTCGAGGGGCTTCTTCTTTCCGGCTATTCATTTTCAAAATACAAAAAAGAAAAGGATGATTTTACTTTGAAAGAGGTTTTCATTTTTGACAAAGAAACTACACCGGAACAAACAAATGAGTTATTAAACCTTACACAGGCGGTATTTTTCGCAAGGGATTTGGTAAACGAGCCGCTTTCCTTTTTAACGGCAACTCAATTTTCCGAAGAAATGGAAAAATTAGGCGAAGAAGCTGGTTTTTCTGTTGAAGTTTTCAACAAGCAAAAAATACAGAGTTTGAAAATGGGAGGATTAATAGCTGTTAATAAAGGAAGTATCGATCCGCCAACGTTTAACATTTTGGAATGGAAACCTGAAAATGCAACAAATAAAAAGCCGGTAATTATAGTTGGGAAAGGGGTTGTGTACGATACAGGAGGATTGAGTTTAAAGCCAACCCCAAAATCGATGGATTATATGAAAAGCGACATGGCCGGAGCTGCCACTGTGGTGTCAACACTTTATGCAGCAGCAAAAAATAATTTGCCGGTGTATTTGGTTGGACTGATTCCTGCAACTGACAACCGCCCTGACGGAAATGCCTACGTTCCCGGCGATGTAATCACTATGTTTGACGGAACAACCGTTGAAATAAAAAATACCGACGCAGAAGGTCGACTCATTTTGGCCGATGCACTGAGTTATGCAAAAAAATATTCGCCGGAGCTGGTTATCGACGTGGCTACATTAACCGGAGCAGCCGAAATTGTTGCAGGATCTCATGGAATTGTAGGGATGGGAAATACAAAAGAAAAAATGGAAAAGCTAAAGGAAGCAGGAGAAGAAACATACGAAAGAATTGTGGAAGTTCCTTTGTGGGAAGAATTCGGAAAACCTCTGAAATCCGCAATCGCCGATTTGAATAATTTAGGTTCTCGAGAGGCACAGTCGACAATCGCGGGGAAGTTCCTGGAACATTTTACATCTTATGATTGGATTCACCTGGATTCAGCGGGGGTTTCGTTCCTTTTTGAAAAAGATGGTTATCGTCCGGCGGGTGGTACAGGACTGGGTGTGCGCTTGCTTTATAACTTTTTGAAAAAATTCAATTAAAAACGTAACTTTGCCCCTCTTTTGGAAAAAGAGAAACCATTCATTATGAAAAGATAATAAGATGACACAACAGGATATAATAAGGGTCGGAATTTCACATGGCGACATCAACGGAATTGGATATGAAGTAATTATGAAAACACTGCTTGATCCAAGGATTTTGGAGATGTGTACACCCGTTGTTTATGGCTCGCCAAAAGTTGCGGCCTATCACAGAAAGGCACTGAATATAGAAAATCTCAGTTTTAATCATATCCGAACAACAAAAGAAGCGAGTCCCCGAAGGGCCCATATCATTAACTGCATCGACGACAATGTAAGGGTGGAGTTGGGAAAATCAACACCCATCGCCGGCGAATCTTCGTTTATGGCATTGGATCGGGCTGCTTCTGATTTAGAGAAAGGGTATATCGAAGTTTTGGTAACAGCACCAATCAACAAAGACAACATTCAGAGCGATCATTTTAATTTTCCGGGACATACCGAGTTTTTAGCTCAAAAATTTAATTCTGAAGATTACATCATGTTGATGGTTAGTGAGACCATGAAGGTAGGAGTTGTTACTACACACATGCCGCTTTCCAGGGTTTCTGAAAGTCTTTCGAAAGATATCATTCTGAATAAAATCCGTATCATTTCACGTTCCCTCCAGCAGGATTTTGCCATAACAAAACCACGTATTGCCGTTTTTGGATTAAATCCACACGCCGGAGATAACGGATTGTTGGGTTCTGAAGAAAAAGATATTATACTTCCAGCAATAATTCAGGCAAAAAAAGAAGGTATCATTGCGCTTGGTCCTTATCCGGCAGATGGTTTCTTTGGAACTGAAGATTACAGAAAATTTGATGCCATACTTGCCATGTATCACGACCAAGGACTAATTCCTTTCAAACTGGCTTCGTTTGACAGGGGAGTAAATTACACAGCCGGACTGCCATTTATCCGTACTTCGCCTGCACACGGAACTGCTTATTCAATAGCTGGTGAGGATAAAGCATCGCCCGAATCGTTCAGACAAGCTTTATACCTGGCGATTGATATTTACAAAAACCGGAAAATTTATGAGGAGATTTCAAAAAATCCGCTCAAAAAATATGAAATCAATCCCAACCAGGTAGACGAAAGTGTAGATATTGAGGCGGAAGATGATCAAACGCTTTAAACCTGTTTTTCAATGTACGAGTTTATTAAAGGGACAGTTGCTGAATTAAATCCGGCGAGTATTGTTGTAGAAGCCGGCGGTGTTGGTTATTTTGTTAACATCTCGCTAAACACCTACAGCAAGTTAAATGGAAAAAAAGAAACAAAGATTTTGCTTCACCAGGTAGTGAGGGAAGATGCCCATATTCTGTATGGATTTGCAGATAAAAATGAACGTGATTTATTCCGGAACCTGATTTCAGTAAACGGAGTTGGTGCAAATACTGCAATTATGATGCTTTCTTCTTTATCCAGCGAAGAAATTGTGTCGGCAATAACTACCGAGAATGTTGCTGTATTGAAAGCGGTGAAAGGCATTGGAGCGAAAACAGCACAACGTATAATAATTGATTTAAAAGATAAGCTTGGAAAAATCTCCGAAACCAGCCAAATTTTATTAGTGCCAAACAATACTATACGAAATGAATCGTTATCTGCATTAGTCATGCTTGGCTTTACCAAAAAAGAGGCAGAAAAAGCAGTTTCTAAAATTTTGCAGGAGCAACAGGAGGCGACAGTCGAGAGCGTGATAAAACAGGCGTTAAAAAGGTTATAAACAGGGATGGAATTTACTAAATCTATATTCTACTTTTTAATAACAATTCTTTTTCTAACCGTTACTCAAAAATGCTTCAGTAAAAGTACTTTTGTGGTTGATATGTCTCTGCAGTTGCAGGATACGGTTACGGTTGATACTACAGCGGATCTTCCTTTCCCTTTTAAGGATCAGCCGGCATTTGGGCAAACAAAACAGGATTCATCAAAGTTATTTTTGAATAAACCCAGTAATATTCGTTACGAGGTAGAATACGATCCGATTAGCGGTAAATATGTTTTTTATGAAAAAATCGGCGATTTGAATTACCGTCTGCCGCAAACCATGTCGCTGGATGATTATATTGATTACGATTTTGAAAAATCAATAAGTGACTACTGGAAACAACGCTCCCGGATTCAGGACATGGAAACACAGGGAGGGCTTATTCCAAAATTAACAATCGGCGGAGAAGCCTTTAACCGGATTTTTGGGGGAAATACAGTAAATATTCAACCACAGGGTTATGTGGAAGTAAGCTTTGGGTACCAGATGAATACTACTGATAATCCCTCTATTCCTGAACGCCTGAGAAAAGTACCTACATTTGATTTTGATGAAAAAATTCAGATGAATGTTACCGGTCAGATAGGTACAAAAATGAACATGCGGGTGAATTACAACACCGAAGCTACCTTCGACTATGAGAATAAAATGAATCTTGAATATACGGGTGACGAAGATGAAATTTTAAAACGAATTGAAGCGGGGAATGTTTCACTTCCGTTAAATGGTACTTTAATTACCGGTGCGTCGAATTTGTTTGGTGTAAAAGCCGATATGCAGTTTGGAAGGCTCTCGCTGACAACCCTTTTTTCGCAAAGCAAGGGAGAAACTCAAACTGTTGAAACAGAAGGTGGAGCACAGATTTCAACTTTTGAAATTTCGGCGGTCGATTACGATGCAAACCGTCACTTTTTTCTTGCCCAGTATTTCAGAGATCATTATGATGAGTGGTTGCGTAACACCGCCGTTCCGCGGTCGCCCATTTACATTAATAAAATAGAAATTTGGGTTACCAATAAATCAAGCAATTTCGACGAATCGAGAAATATCCTGGCTTTTCAGGATTTAGGAGAACACCAGGCAAACATTTATAATACAGTACCTGCTTTTCAGGAAATTGGCGGATTACCCTACCCGGAAAATGTTTATCCGCACAGTAATGCAAACGGCCTCTATTACGAAATGGCGAATACCTATAACGGAATAAGAGAAGCCGCAAATATTACATCGGTGATGTCGCAATTTTCTGCTAACGGATTTGTTGGCGGACAGGATTTTGAAAAAATAGAACAGGCGCGTAAACTGAATGAAAGTGAGTATACCATTAATTATAATCTTGGGTACATTTCATTGAATTCGGCACTGAATACTGACGAAGTTCTGGCAGTGGCTTTTAGTTACACGTCCAACGGACAGACTTTCCAGGTCGGAGAGTTTTCAACGGATGGTGTTAGCGCACCACAGACTTTGATTCTTAAACTTTTAAAAGGGACTACCCTCACACCTAAACTGCCAACCTGGAAGTTGATGATGAAAAACATTTACAACCTGAATGCTTATCAACTTAGTAGCGAGGAATTTGAACTGAGTGTGATGTACATGAACGATTCAACAGGTACATACATCAATTATCTCCCCGAAGGACGTCTGGAAGGACATATTTTGCTGGAGGTAATGAATCTGGATAAATTGAACAAACAAAAGGATCCCTATAAAGACGGTATCTTTGATTATGTTGAAGGAATTACTGTAAACTCCTCCAATGGCAGGATTATTTTTCCTGTACTCGAACCATTTGGCAGTCATTTGGCAGATTCAATAAACAGTCCTGCCCTTGTTGATAAATATACATTTCAGTCGCTTTACGATTCGACCAAAGTATACGCCGAGCAAGACGCTGAACACAATAAGTTTGTACTTTCAGGAAGTTATAAAGGCTCATCGAGTTCCGATATTGTTTTAAATACATTAAACCTCGCTCAGGGCGGAGTAACTGTAACTGCAGGAGGAAGAACACTTACCGAGAATGTGGATTATACAGTGGATTATACCCTCGGTCGTGTTAAAATTATAAACCAGGCATTACTGAATGC
This genomic interval carries:
- a CDS encoding glycoside hydrolase family 97 protein — encoded protein: MKLKFKLKFTWSILFIVVGFTIAAKDFKLVSPDKRTEINVTVDDNIRWSVLYENEVLFNPSKLALEIDGGTILGENPKVRKAKNTSVNSLIEAVVPVKNKTITDEYNQLKIDFSGNYSVTFRAYDDGVAYRFETTLKDDEITVKNEILEYNFAGNFQVAWPSSGSGFGGMRQMMSASSEPGFGSKNPESGRRRGGFGNGPGGPGGGAPGSTPNSDRPQMDGQGMPPAGDGFPQRRERSPFSDSYEYLFGDSLVASVNETAGLPVYFSSKEGTKMVIVESDLYDYPNLFLKGTGTTTMKGVFPPAVIGTTVSRSPFGGNNETADYLAKTKGTRTFPWRAVVISPNDAGLLESDLVYKLASPSTIEADWVKPGQVAWEWYNGTNIYGVDFESGINTPTYKYYIDFAAKYSIPYLLIDAGWLNNDDVDIPEVIRYGKDKNVDIILWVAWTDMFGKVAEMLDQFAGWGAKGVKMDYMNRGDQQMVNFYEEMAVETAKRKMLLDFHGAYKPTGLNRRYPNVVNFEGVKGMEANKLGSTDITPSHDVTLLFTRMVAGPMDYTPGAVVTVGFGNFKNISSEPMSQGTRAHQAAMYIMYDAPIQMLSDNPTLYMREEPYLKFLTNIPTVWDKTIGVDGKIGQYAIMARKSGENWYIGAMTDWSERTFKIPLDFLDDKNYTIEILEDGINANKRGVDYKIVNKNVSSSDKIEIAMKQGGGWAAILKPADN
- a CDS encoding FISUMP domain-containing protein, which gives rise to MKKIFQIFLFVFLVIIMVQCRKEKMIGSDPIELSYIVTDVSAYAAYDGAINLSVTGGIPPYGFFWSNGEVTEDIDSLDGGIYVIIVTDKLHQIKADTIEVLQPDPDSIILRYEINYPTTNEGNDGSVILTVKGGYPPYSYLWSTGSQSKDIFGLSADLYTVTVTDSLGLTRTDTISLQDFIVDVEGNSYGTITIGNQTWMKQNLRVQHTAGGEEVESFVYRNRDSLAGSYGRLYTWEAAMNGSNEDGAQGICPDGWHIPTDEEYKILEMALGMTQQDADKSNTWRGTDVGTKLKFGGSSGFDALLSGRMKGDETYSYMDKIEYLWTSTESGSEKAWQRTLDKDADDIGRFNSAPKNYAFSVRCLKNDN
- a CDS encoding leucyl aminopeptidase family protein, which codes for MQPKVTKITGLKEKISTAAILSNPDKLSLSFLAENEISYVKKKLEKENECVVYKYPEILFFGKIRDTNETHLRLQAARLAGSKLFDTLKSEKTESVQLLNFCEPELMLAFLEGLLLSGYSFSKYKKEKDDFTLKEVFIFDKETTPEQTNELLNLTQAVFFARDLVNEPLSFLTATQFSEEMEKLGEEAGFSVEVFNKQKIQSLKMGGLIAVNKGSIDPPTFNILEWKPENATNKKPVIIVGKGVVYDTGGLSLKPTPKSMDYMKSDMAGAATVVSTLYAAAKNNLPVYLVGLIPATDNRPDGNAYVPGDVITMFDGTTVEIKNTDAEGRLILADALSYAKKYSPELVIDVATLTGAAEIVAGSHGIVGMGNTKEKMEKLKEAGEETYERIVEVPLWEEFGKPLKSAIADLNNLGSREAQSTIAGKFLEHFTSYDWIHLDSAGVSFLFEKDGYRPAGGTGLGVRLLYNFLKKFN
- the pdxA gene encoding 4-hydroxythreonine-4-phosphate dehydrogenase PdxA yields the protein MTQQDIIRVGISHGDINGIGYEVIMKTLLDPRILEMCTPVVYGSPKVAAYHRKALNIENLSFNHIRTTKEASPRRAHIINCIDDNVRVELGKSTPIAGESSFMALDRAASDLEKGYIEVLVTAPINKDNIQSDHFNFPGHTEFLAQKFNSEDYIMLMVSETMKVGVVTTHMPLSRVSESLSKDIILNKIRIISRSLQQDFAITKPRIAVFGLNPHAGDNGLLGSEEKDIILPAIIQAKKEGIIALGPYPADGFFGTEDYRKFDAILAMYHDQGLIPFKLASFDRGVNYTAGLPFIRTSPAHGTAYSIAGEDKASPESFRQALYLAIDIYKNRKIYEEISKNPLKKYEINPNQVDESVDIEAEDDQTL
- the ruvA gene encoding Holliday junction branch migration protein RuvA translates to MYEFIKGTVAELNPASIVVEAGGVGYFVNISLNTYSKLNGKKETKILLHQVVREDAHILYGFADKNERDLFRNLISVNGVGANTAIMMLSSLSSEEIVSAITTENVAVLKAVKGIGAKTAQRIIIDLKDKLGKISETSQILLVPNNTIRNESLSALVMLGFTKKEAEKAVSKILQEQQEATVESVIKQALKRL